One Trichosurus vulpecula isolate mTriVul1 chromosome 7, mTriVul1.pri, whole genome shotgun sequence genomic region harbors:
- the LOC118858615 gene encoding coiled-coil-helix-coiled-coil-helix domain-containing protein 2-like — protein sequence MPRGSRSRTSRMAPPASRAPPMRAAPAPAPAAHPPAAVPPSAVAPPGAAPKQPGLMAQMATTAAGVAVGSAVGHTIGHAITSGFGGGSSAEPARPDITYQEPQAAQPAYQQQQQQFGPCHYEMKQFLECAQNQGDLKLCEGFSEVLKQCRFANGLA from the exons ATGCCGCGTGGAAGCAGGAGCCGGACCTCCCGGATGGCCCCCCCGGCCAG tCGGGCACCCCCAATGAGAGctgcaccagcaccagcaccagcagctCATCCTCCAGCAGCAGTACCACCATCTGCAGTTGCCCCTCCTGGTGCTGCACCCAAGCAGCCGGGTTTGATGGCCCAGATGGCTACCACAGCAGCAGGAGTTGCAGTGGGCTCAGCTGTGGGCCACACTATTGGTCATGCCATTACTAGTGGCTTCGGTGGTGGGAGCAGTGCTGAGCCTGCAAGGCCTGATATCACCTACCAG GAGCCTCAGGCAGCCCAGCCAGCGtaccagcaacagcagcagcagtttgGTCCCTGCCACTATGAGATGAAGCAGTTCTTAGAGTGTGCCCAGAACCAGGGTGACCTCAAGCTGTGTGAGGGCTTTAGCGAGGTGCTGAAGCAGTGCAGGTTTGCAAATG GATTAGCCTAA